The following are from one region of the Planctomycetia bacterium genome:
- a CDS encoding PQQ-binding-like beta-propeller repeat protein, with protein sequence MSLALSGSVALGQFGVGGAFELSELVQLDELTSAGKAHLERMRAARAGERWGEVIDILRLVEQQHGEQVIAVGPWRSVGVRDYCQLLLSTLPADALRLYRGQADAQADSLFAEGQRSRDPAPLRKLLREAFCSSRGDDALESLAEMALESGRTAEARQLWERLIPQAPGDDGLPRQLAYPDADLDAAAVRARLILVSILDGDLTRAAGELTRYKELHAGAKGRFAGRDVVYTEFLEKLLADAAKWPAASTLADDWLSFAGDASRSRIVAGEIDLGAPAWPAIELGPAPASQQAFVSGLAQSRRVGEERGQLLSYHPLIVGNLLLVSTADNVLAYDVRTGKPAWGDSPIIYPGDMAVAATQRASYVRSALGVPRFTLTVHGNKLFARMGSQVTGGIQGNPPVRSSGHIACLDLHAEGRLLWTIAQNEDGWAFEGTPVVDGEQVYVGLRRSEVNPQAHVACYDAETGQLKWRRFICSAQSPARGVVEECTHNLLTLAQGMLYYNTNLGCIAALDVNDGQIAWIARYPRPKSGDLSRPAAHFYRDLTPCVYDRGRVIAAPSDCDRIFALDAGSGRALWEAPHADDVVQLLGVAGGRLLASGDRLWWIDVETGKIAHVWPEQSSLRGFGRGLLAGDKVYWPTRDAIYVFDQRSGAAVDVMDLRRRLPDGNDAIGGNLVASRGRMVIATPTQLLGFTMFGQIGEKVEADGQSQTVRPSSDTLEARGLAPMRSGR encoded by the coding sequence GTGTCGCTCGCGCTCTCGGGTAGCGTGGCGCTGGGGCAATTTGGCGTCGGCGGGGCTTTTGAACTCTCCGAGTTGGTTCAACTCGACGAACTGACCAGCGCCGGCAAAGCTCATCTCGAACGCATGCGGGCGGCCCGTGCCGGCGAGCGTTGGGGCGAGGTGATCGACATCCTGCGGCTGGTCGAGCAGCAGCACGGCGAGCAGGTGATCGCCGTCGGTCCGTGGCGCAGCGTTGGCGTGCGGGATTATTGCCAATTGCTGCTCTCCACCTTGCCGGCCGACGCGCTGCGCCTGTATCGCGGACAAGCCGACGCCCAGGCGGATTCCCTCTTCGCCGAGGGGCAGCGGAGTCGCGATCCCGCGCCGCTGCGCAAACTTTTACGCGAGGCCTTCTGCAGTAGCCGTGGCGACGATGCGCTGGAATCGCTGGCCGAAATGGCGCTCGAATCCGGACGCACCGCCGAGGCGCGGCAACTTTGGGAACGCTTGATTCCCCAAGCGCCCGGCGACGATGGCCTACCCAGGCAACTCGCCTATCCCGACGCCGACCTCGATGCGGCCGCGGTCCGCGCGCGACTGATTTTGGTTTCCATTCTCGACGGCGATCTGACCCGCGCTGCCGGGGAGCTCACGCGATACAAAGAATTACACGCCGGCGCCAAAGGCCGCTTCGCGGGACGCGACGTCGTCTACACCGAGTTCCTGGAAAAGCTGCTGGCGGATGCCGCCAAGTGGCCCGCGGCGTCGACGCTGGCGGACGATTGGCTCTCCTTCGCGGGCGATGCGTCGCGCAGCCGGATCGTGGCTGGTGAAATCGATCTCGGCGCGCCGGCCTGGCCTGCGATCGAACTTGGACCTGCGCCGGCTTCGCAACAGGCGTTCGTCTCGGGACTCGCGCAGTCGCGCCGCGTGGGCGAAGAGCGCGGGCAATTGCTGAGCTATCACCCGCTGATCGTCGGCAATCTGTTACTCGTTAGCACGGCCGACAACGTGTTGGCCTACGACGTGCGGACCGGCAAGCCCGCCTGGGGCGATTCGCCGATTATCTATCCCGGCGACATGGCGGTCGCGGCCACGCAGCGCGCCAGCTATGTGCGGAGCGCGCTCGGCGTGCCGCGATTTACGCTCACGGTTCACGGCAACAAGCTCTTCGCGCGGATGGGTTCGCAAGTCACCGGGGGCATTCAAGGCAATCCGCCGGTGCGTTCGAGCGGGCATATCGCCTGCCTCGATCTGCACGCCGAAGGCCGGTTGCTGTGGACGATCGCGCAAAACGAAGACGGCTGGGCGTTCGAGGGCACGCCGGTTGTCGATGGCGAACAGGTTTACGTCGGCCTGCGGCGCAGCGAGGTCAATCCGCAGGCGCACGTGGCGTGTTACGACGCGGAAACCGGGCAGCTGAAATGGCGGCGATTCATTTGTTCCGCGCAATCGCCCGCCCGGGGCGTCGTCGAGGAATGCACGCACAACCTGCTCACGCTGGCGCAGGGCATGCTGTACTACAACACCAACCTTGGCTGCATCGCGGCGCTCGATGTGAACGATGGGCAAATCGCCTGGATCGCCAGGTACCCGCGTCCAAAATCAGGCGACTTGAGCCGCCCGGCCGCACATTTTTATCGCGATCTCACGCCGTGCGTTTACGATCGCGGGCGCGTGATCGCCGCGCCGTCCGATTGCGATCGCATCTTCGCGCTCGACGCTGGCAGCGGCCGCGCGCTTTGGGAAGCGCCGCACGCCGACGACGTTGTGCAACTACTCGGCGTGGCCGGCGGCAGACTTTTGGCCAGTGGCGATCGGCTCTGGTGGATCGACGTCGAAACCGGCAAGATCGCCCACGTGTGGCCGGAACAATCGTCGCTGCGGGGCTTCGGCCGCGGCCTGCTGGCGGGCGACAAGGTTTATTGGCCGACGCGCGACGCCATCTACGTGTTCGATCAACGATCCGGCGCAGCCGTCGACGTGATGGACCTGCGGCGGCGACTGCCGGACGGAAACGACGCGATCGGCGGCAATCTGGTGGCCTCCCGAGGGCGAATGGTCATCGCCACGCCCACGCAATTGCTGGGTTTCACGATGTTCGGGCAAATCGGCGAGAAAGTCGAGGCCGACGGGCAATCCCAAACAGTCCGGCCGTCGTCGGATACACTGGAAGCTCGCGGGTTGGCGCCGATGCGCTCCGGGCGCTGA
- a CDS encoding GAF domain-containing SpoIIE family protein phosphatase: MPIDTVTASELLEHLEGLNRLLDVARVLAAEINLTTVLETITHEACKALDCDRASLFQFDAKRDELFTLVTTELEIAEIRHSLDHGITGHVARTRELANVSDPYQDARWNRAVDRATGYNTRNILAIALSSPRDNRLLGVLQLLNKNNGAFSRFDEQLVQAFSQHAAVALDRALLVDELHHSQAIETSLNVARDIQRGFMPSRLPEIPGYDVASWWFPNQAVGGDYCDVVPLRDGRIGLVVADVSGHGLGPSLLMASVRAALRALILEHSSPEVLLGMLGRSMADDLQDGRFVTMILSALDPENHTVEYANAGHAPAMHYCRESNAFTTLETTGMPIGVLDRPEYPQGPPVVMHSGDLLFLCTDGIVESMDAAGEQFGMKRLEAILREHHAQPLPDLVRYVGACVEQHFEGDYPPDDLTILAVRRK, from the coding sequence ATGCCCATCGACACGGTCACGGCCTCGGAACTTCTGGAGCACTTGGAAGGGCTCAATCGGCTCCTGGACGTCGCCCGGGTGCTGGCCGCCGAGATCAATTTGACCACGGTGCTGGAGACCATCACGCACGAGGCCTGCAAGGCGCTCGATTGCGATCGCGCCAGCCTGTTCCAGTTCGACGCCAAGCGCGACGAATTGTTCACGCTGGTGACCACGGAGCTGGAAATCGCTGAAATTCGCCACTCGCTCGACCATGGCATCACCGGCCACGTGGCGCGGACGCGGGAACTAGCGAACGTGTCCGATCCTTATCAGGACGCCCGCTGGAACCGCGCAGTCGATCGCGCCACCGGCTACAACACGCGCAACATCCTGGCCATCGCCCTCAGCTCGCCGCGCGACAACCGGTTGCTCGGCGTCTTGCAATTGTTGAACAAGAATAACGGCGCCTTCTCGCGCTTCGACGAGCAATTGGTCCAGGCCTTCAGTCAGCACGCGGCCGTCGCGCTCGATCGGGCGCTGCTGGTCGACGAATTGCATCACAGTCAGGCGATTGAGACATCGTTGAACGTCGCCCGCGATATTCAGCGCGGCTTTATGCCGAGCCGGTTGCCCGAGATCCCTGGGTACGACGTCGCCAGTTGGTGGTTCCCCAATCAAGCGGTCGGCGGCGATTATTGCGATGTCGTTCCGCTGCGCGACGGCCGTATCGGCCTCGTGGTGGCTGACGTCAGCGGCCATGGACTCGGCCCGAGTTTGCTGATGGCCTCGGTCCGCGCGGCGTTGCGGGCGCTAATCCTCGAACACTCCTCGCCCGAAGTTTTGCTCGGCATGTTGGGGCGTTCGATGGCGGACGACCTGCAAGACGGCCGGTTCGTGACCATGATCCTCTCGGCCCTCGACCCGGAGAATCACACGGTCGAATACGCCAATGCCGGCCACGCTCCGGCGATGCACTATTGCCGGGAATCGAACGCCTTCACCACGCTCGAAACCACGGGCATGCCGATCGGCGTGCTGGATCGCCCCGAGTATCCGCAAGGCCCGCCGGTGGTGATGCACAGCGGCGACTTGCTGTTCCTCTGCACGGACGGCATCGTGGAATCGATGGACGCCGCCGGCGAACAATTCGGCATGAAACGCCTGGAAGCGATCCTGCGCGAACACCACGCGCAACCGCTGCCGGACCTGGTCCGCTACGTCGGCGCGTGCGTGGAACAACATTTTGAAGGCGACTACCCGCCGGACGATTTGACGATTCTGGCGGTACGGCGGAAGTGA
- a CDS encoding rhomboid family intramembrane serine protease codes for MDTGRLAPGFRAASRNCDPMGIYDRDYYQEDRRGWLEGGARSMVINLILINVAVYVVEILFGRPPMPGMQNSVVQVMGIEPDFWRAPWTIWKLLTYGFTHSPDDVFHILFNMYALWLFGQDLESTLGRKEFLWFYLSAIVLAGLGWVAAQYVFFKGAPSLLVGASGGVMGVAVLYAMRHPHRTIYVWFIPVPIWLFVGFLVLKDVISLQGMFVGGGREASGPPIAYTAHIAGSISGFLYQKYQWHLGSWLSFLPRRRKGGAEFPRVLKMRVHREPEAARRDDLENQVDTLLDKIQREGEASLTAKERATLEEASRKYRGRRGS; via the coding sequence ATGGATACGGGCCGCCTTGCGCCCGGATTCCGCGCCGCCAGCCGAAACTGCGATCCGATGGGCATTTACGACCGCGACTACTATCAGGAGGACCGCCGCGGGTGGCTCGAAGGAGGCGCCCGGTCGATGGTGATCAACCTGATTTTGATCAACGTCGCGGTGTATGTGGTGGAAATCCTCTTTGGCCGGCCGCCAATGCCCGGCATGCAAAACAGCGTCGTGCAGGTCATGGGTATTGAGCCAGATTTCTGGCGCGCCCCTTGGACGATCTGGAAGCTGCTCACCTACGGCTTCACGCATAGTCCCGACGACGTGTTTCACATCCTGTTCAACATGTACGCCCTCTGGCTCTTCGGCCAGGACCTTGAGTCAACCTTGGGCCGCAAGGAATTTCTGTGGTTTTACCTCAGCGCAATTGTATTGGCGGGTCTGGGCTGGGTCGCAGCACAGTACGTCTTCTTTAAAGGCGCTCCGTCACTGTTGGTGGGGGCGTCCGGTGGCGTCATGGGCGTAGCGGTTCTTTATGCGATGCGGCACCCGCATCGCACGATCTATGTTTGGTTTATCCCGGTTCCAATTTGGCTGTTCGTCGGCTTTCTCGTGTTGAAGGACGTGATTTCGCTTCAAGGAATGTTCGTGGGTGGCGGTCGAGAGGCGAGCGGTCCACCGATTGCTTACACAGCACACATCGCCGGATCCATTTCCGGTTTCCTCTATCAGAAATACCAATGGCACCTAGGAAGTTGGCTCAGTTTCCTGCCGCGCCGGCGTAAAGGGGGCGCGGAGTTCCCCCGAGTGCTCAAGATGCGGGTGCATCGCGAGCCAGAAGCCGCTCGGCGGGATGACCTGGAAAACCAGGTGGACACCCTGTTGGACAAAATCCAACGCGAAGGCGAAGCCAGCCTCACGGCCAAGGAACGGGCCACGCTGGAAGAAGCGAGCCGGAAATACCGCGGCCGGCGAGGAAGCTGA
- a CDS encoding glutamine--tRNA ligase/YqeY domain fusion protein: MESTNEAARPRDFIREIIDEDNRTGKHAGRVHTRFPPEPNGYLHIGHAKSICLNFGLAQEFGGKCNLRFDDTNPTKEEEEYVQSIEEDVRWLGFEWNEQPFYASDYFPQLYDWAVQLIKAGKAYVCDLNADAMREHRGTLTAPGTNSPYRERSVEENLDLFARMKAGEFPDGARTLRAKVDMASPNVNLRDPVLYRILHATHHRTGDQWCIYPMYDYTHGQSDSLERITHSICTLEFENHRPLYDWFIKELGIYAPQQIEFARLNLTYAMMSKRRLLELVREKHVSGWDDPRMLTIRGLRRRGYTPEAMRSFCERIGVAKFNSTIDMLVLENALRDDLNKRAQRAMAVLRPLKVVITNYPEDQVDELEAINNPEDPSMGTRKVPFAREIYIEQDDFREDPPKGFYRLAPGKEVRLRYAYFITCTEAVKDAAGNVTELRCTYDPATRGGNAPDGRKVQG, from the coding sequence ATGGAATCGACGAACGAAGCTGCTCGACCGCGGGACTTTATCCGCGAGATCATTGACGAAGACAACCGCACCGGCAAGCACGCCGGCCGCGTCCATACCCGTTTTCCGCCGGAGCCGAACGGCTACCTGCACATCGGCCACGCCAAGAGCATCTGCCTGAACTTCGGGCTGGCGCAGGAATTCGGCGGCAAGTGCAACCTGCGATTCGACGACACGAACCCCACCAAGGAAGAAGAGGAGTACGTCCAGTCGATCGAGGAGGACGTCCGCTGGCTGGGCTTCGAGTGGAATGAGCAGCCGTTCTACGCCTCGGACTATTTTCCGCAGCTTTACGATTGGGCCGTCCAACTCATCAAGGCCGGCAAGGCTTACGTTTGCGACTTGAATGCCGACGCCATGCGCGAACATCGTGGCACGCTCACCGCGCCGGGCACGAACAGCCCGTATCGCGAGCGCTCGGTGGAAGAGAATCTCGACCTGTTCGCGCGGATGAAAGCCGGCGAATTCCCGGACGGCGCGCGGACTCTGCGCGCCAAAGTCGATATGGCGTCGCCGAACGTGAACCTGCGCGATCCTGTGTTGTATCGCATCCTGCATGCGACGCATCACCGCACCGGCGACCAGTGGTGCATCTATCCGATGTACGACTACACGCACGGTCAATCCGATTCCCTGGAACGCATCACACACAGCATCTGCACGCTGGAGTTCGAGAATCACCGGCCGCTGTACGATTGGTTCATCAAGGAACTGGGCATCTACGCGCCGCAGCAGATCGAATTCGCGCGGCTCAATCTCACCTACGCGATGATGAGCAAGCGCCGGCTGCTGGAACTGGTCCGCGAGAAGCACGTCTCCGGCTGGGACGATCCGCGGATGCTCACCATCCGCGGCCTGCGCCGTCGCGGCTACACGCCCGAGGCCATGCGGAGCTTTTGCGAGCGCATCGGTGTCGCCAAATTCAACAGTACGATCGACATGCTCGTGCTGGAAAACGCCCTGCGCGACGACCTCAACAAGCGCGCCCAGCGGGCGATGGCGGTGTTGCGGCCGCTCAAGGTGGTGATCACCAACTATCCGGAAGACCAGGTCGACGAGTTGGAAGCGATCAACAATCCCGAAGATCCGTCGATGGGCACGCGCAAGGTGCCGTTTGCGCGCGAGATCTACATCGAGCAGGATGATTTCCGTGAAGACCCGCCGAAGGGTTTTTATCGCCTCGCCCCCGGCAAGGAAGTGCGGCTGCGTTACGCGTATTTCATCACCTGCACCGA